A single window of Chitinophaga sp. XS-30 DNA harbors:
- a CDS encoding DUF3037 domain-containing protein, producing the protein MQGHHLFEYAVIRVVPRVEREEFLNVGVVLYCRQQNFLRMMYALDEQRLHAFSPGLDIAELKTYLMAFEHICNGDKEGGPIARLDVASRFRWLTAMRSTVVQTSRVHPGLCGNPQQALARLFEQLVL; encoded by the coding sequence ATGCAAGGACATCACTTATTTGAGTACGCCGTTATCCGGGTAGTGCCGAGAGTGGAGCGTGAGGAATTCCTCAACGTGGGCGTGGTGTTGTATTGCAGGCAGCAAAACTTTCTGCGGATGATGTATGCGCTGGATGAACAACGCCTGCATGCCTTCAGTCCAGGCCTGGATATCGCGGAACTGAAAACCTACCTCATGGCATTTGAACATATCTGCAACGGCGATAAAGAAGGAGGCCCTATCGCGCGGCTGGACGTGGCGTCCCGCTTCCGCTGGCTCACGGCCATGCGCAGCACCGTGGTACAAACATCCCGGGTGCATCCCGGCCTTTGCGGCAACCCGCAGCAGGCGCTCGCCCGGCTGTTTGAACAACTGGTGCTTTGA
- a CDS encoding helix-turn-helix domain-containing protein, protein MKFKVPPEMEVLTQKTSTLPKDYERYRVPGADVEFISGPFGCYFTQEIRQKDWVIGWLNFDIRESVYLYPVTSAPFVGLYCGLRGNIPCELHGREEILTLQEDKFGFYYVPEYAMNKADFMPFHYTAVYISFTSRFLQKFGASNPEFTSVIEKQVKRVMEGEEVNIIALNSDAHSIIKKMKLRPADDPHFLIFQDIKVNELLLQYFELLRAAQHVPANIQAALNFIAEYFDTPVSIAELAEQAGLTGDEDTFKKQFKAVTGLAPDRYLKKFRTEKAEQLLLTTTLKIGEIAVKTGFTDSAHLARTFLEKHKMTPKAFRAKQQ, encoded by the coding sequence ATGAAATTTAAAGTACCTCCGGAGATGGAGGTGCTAACACAAAAAACCAGTACACTCCCTAAAGACTATGAGCGATACCGCGTTCCCGGAGCTGATGTTGAATTTATCAGCGGCCCTTTCGGTTGTTATTTCACGCAGGAGATCCGGCAGAAAGACTGGGTCATCGGCTGGCTGAATTTCGACATCAGGGAAAGCGTATATCTTTATCCTGTAACCTCAGCGCCTTTTGTGGGCCTCTATTGCGGTCTGCGGGGCAATATCCCATGCGAGCTGCACGGGCGCGAAGAGATCCTTACCCTGCAGGAAGACAAGTTCGGGTTCTATTATGTACCGGAATACGCGATGAACAAAGCGGATTTCATGCCTTTCCATTATACCGCCGTGTACATTTCCTTCACCAGCAGGTTCCTGCAAAAGTTCGGGGCCAGCAATCCGGAATTCACATCGGTGATCGAGAAACAGGTAAAACGGGTCATGGAAGGTGAAGAGGTGAACATTATCGCCCTGAATTCAGATGCGCATTCCATCATCAAAAAAATGAAGCTCCGCCCGGCAGACGATCCTCACTTTCTCATATTTCAGGACATTAAAGTGAATGAATTGCTGCTGCAGTATTTTGAACTGCTCAGAGCGGCACAGCACGTACCCGCCAATATCCAGGCAGCGCTGAACTTCATTGCCGAATACTTCGATACGCCGGTTTCCATTGCGGAACTGGCGGAGCAAGCCGGACTGACCGGTGATGAAGATACCTTCAAAAAGCAATTCAAAGCCGTTACCGGCCTGGCGCCGGACCGGTATCTCAAAAAATTCCGGACAGAAAAAGCAGAGCAGCTGTTGCTGACCACTACCCTGAAGATCGGGGAGATTGCGGTCAAAACCGGGTTTACCGACAGTGCGCATCTGGCACGGACTTTCCTGGAAAAACATAAAATGACGCCCAAGGCTTTCCGGGCAAAACAGCAGTAA
- a CDS encoding HipA family kinase, with the protein MHHDQSPVRTVNVTRYVTPLREGGSLPAIAEADDGFLYVLKFRGAGQGIKALIADLIGGELARSLGLKVPEIVFAELDTAFGRTEPDEEIQDLLKASVGKNLGLHYLSGAITYDPAVTRIDPELASQIVWLDCLLTNVDRTARNTNMLIWNKELWLIDHGASLYFHHSWDNWEEQSRRPFVNVKDHVLLPQAAELETADARFRAMLTEERIQAIVSLIPDEWLTVSAPDAVAAERREVYARFLANRVASSEIFVKEAQHARTSLI; encoded by the coding sequence ATGCATCATGATCAATCACCGGTCAGAACGGTAAACGTAACGCGGTATGTTACACCGCTGCGCGAAGGTGGCTCTCTGCCGGCCATCGCGGAGGCGGATGACGGGTTCCTGTATGTGCTCAAATTCAGGGGAGCAGGCCAGGGCATCAAAGCCCTGATAGCCGACCTGATCGGCGGTGAACTGGCCCGCAGCCTGGGACTGAAAGTGCCGGAGATCGTATTTGCGGAGCTGGATACCGCTTTCGGCCGAACCGAACCGGATGAAGAGATACAGGACCTGCTCAAAGCCAGCGTAGGGAAGAACCTGGGACTGCATTACCTGTCCGGCGCCATCACCTACGACCCCGCGGTAACACGCATCGACCCTGAACTGGCTTCGCAGATCGTGTGGCTGGATTGCCTGCTCACGAATGTGGACAGAACGGCGCGTAACACCAATATGCTTATCTGGAACAAAGAGCTCTGGCTGATCGATCACGGTGCATCACTGTACTTCCATCATTCCTGGGATAACTGGGAAGAACAGTCCCGCCGCCCCTTTGTGAATGTAAAAGACCATGTGCTGCTGCCGCAGGCGGCTGAACTGGAAACGGCGGACGCCCGGTTCCGCGCCATGCTCACGGAGGAACGCATTCAGGCCATCGTATCGCTGATCCCGGACGAGTGGCTCACCGTATCCGCCCCGGATGCCGTGGCGGCCGAACGGAGGGAGGTATATGCCCGGTTCCTGGCTAACAGGGTGGCATCATCGGAAATTTTTGTAAAAGAAGCGCAACATGCAAGGACATCACTTATTTGA
- a CDS encoding bestrophin family protein, which yields MLLRDRLSLVQVFRITWKLDIFIVLVCTLAYLVDTYWLKEHISIPASITAVLGTALAFFIGFNNNQAYDRWWEARKIWGALVNDSRSWARNLLSFCDNNAAGETKHIARRMIFRHIGFLYALKASLRQTNDRYYEGYLGGTEDDAVRNSQNIPNAILNLQAADLQLLREQQAIDGFLFRELNTMLVNHCDNMGKSERIRNTVFPPSYLFFTRIFIWFYVILNTLMLAEAIGFWSVIFGWAIGFVFHVTHMNGISLMNPFEQNPMSIPLDSISRTVEINLLEMLGHQPLPSPIEPTGGQYLL from the coding sequence ATGCTGTTGCGTGACAGGCTTTCGCTGGTACAGGTATTCCGTATCACCTGGAAGCTGGATATTTTCATTGTCCTGGTCTGTACACTTGCCTACCTGGTAGACACCTACTGGCTGAAAGAACATATATCCATCCCTGCCAGCATCACCGCAGTACTGGGTACCGCGCTGGCGTTCTTCATCGGTTTCAACAACAACCAGGCCTATGACCGGTGGTGGGAAGCGCGAAAGATCTGGGGCGCCCTGGTGAATGATTCCCGTTCCTGGGCCAGGAACCTCCTCTCTTTCTGTGACAACAATGCCGCGGGGGAAACAAAGCATATCGCCCGGCGGATGATCTTCCGCCACATCGGCTTCCTCTATGCCCTCAAAGCCAGTCTCCGGCAAACGAATGACCGGTATTACGAAGGCTATCTTGGCGGTACGGAAGACGATGCCGTCAGGAACAGCCAGAATATTCCCAATGCCATCCTCAACCTGCAGGCAGCTGACCTGCAGCTTTTACGAGAGCAACAGGCGATAGACGGGTTCCTGTTTCGCGAACTGAATACCATGCTGGTCAACCACTGCGATAATATGGGGAAGTCCGAACGCATCCGCAATACTGTATTCCCGCCCAGTTACCTCTTCTTTACAAGGATATTCATCTGGTTCTATGTCATCTTGAATACGCTCATGCTGGCGGAGGCCATCGGCTTCTGGTCCGTTATCTTTGGCTGGGCGATAGGTTTTGTTTTCCATGTTACCCATATGAACGGCATAAGCCTGATGAACCCCTTCGAGCAAAACCCCATGTCCATTCCGCTGGACAGCATTTCCCGGACGGTGGAGATCAACCTGCTTGAAATGCTTGGCCATCAGCCCCTCCCATCCCCCATTGAGCCTACCGGGGGACAATACCTGCTGTAA
- a CDS encoding DinB family protein — protein MENTVITASQLLEHWQGHRRLTRRTIEAFPEKELFSYSVGGMRPFADLAMEMIGMAAPGAKGLATGEWKKLDELFHHEQKAVPRTKAALLQRWDEVTAEIDAWWARVTPQRFQEVDVAFGEYEGPLYSITLYWIDNEVHHRGQGYVYLRSLGIQPPHFWER, from the coding sequence ATGGAAAACACCGTTATCACTGCTTCACAACTCCTGGAACACTGGCAGGGACACCGCAGATTGACACGCCGTACGATCGAAGCATTCCCCGAAAAAGAACTTTTTTCCTATTCCGTTGGCGGCATGCGTCCCTTTGCGGACCTGGCCATGGAAATGATCGGCATGGCGGCACCGGGGGCAAAAGGACTGGCCACCGGCGAATGGAAAAAGCTCGATGAGCTGTTCCATCATGAACAGAAAGCCGTACCCAGGACCAAAGCCGCCCTGCTGCAGCGCTGGGACGAGGTAACCGCCGAGATCGATGCATGGTGGGCCAGGGTAACGCCGCAGCGCTTCCAGGAAGTGGATGTGGCCTTCGGGGAATATGAAGGGCCGCTGTACAGCATCACCCTGTACTGGATCGATAATGAAGTGCATCACCGCGGACAGGGATATGTGTACCTCCGTTCCCTTGGCATTCAACCGCCTCATTTCTGGGAAAGATAA
- a CDS encoding DinB family protein, with product MMIQEKKAPATDQASIVYLMQNFANYNLWANTTLVNWLRTKPEAELEREMSSSFPSIKLTLNHIWQTQRYWLSIIRRDQAETYRDDSGSSKDVLDLIVEQSEELADFVGRMTKSALEDTTMIVSPWFQCDFQHFEYLVQVMNHSTYHRGQIITIGRQLGYEDAPMTDYNYYNIYGK from the coding sequence ATGATGATACAGGAAAAAAAAGCACCCGCAACCGATCAGGCCTCCATTGTGTACCTGATGCAGAATTTTGCCAACTACAATCTCTGGGCAAATACCACCCTGGTCAACTGGCTCCGTACGAAACCCGAAGCCGAGCTGGAGCGGGAAATGTCCTCCAGCTTCCCCAGCATTAAACTGACCCTGAACCATATCTGGCAAACGCAGCGTTACTGGCTTTCCATTATCCGGCGGGACCAGGCGGAGACTTACCGTGATGACTCCGGCAGTTCGAAAGATGTGCTGGACCTGATCGTGGAACAGTCCGAAGAGCTGGCCGATTTTGTGGGCCGGATGACGAAAAGTGCGCTGGAAGATACCACGATGATCGTCAGCCCCTGGTTCCAGTGCGATTTCCAGCATTTTGAGTACCTGGTGCAGGTGATGAATCACAGCACATACCATCGCGGGCAGATCATTACCATCGGGCGGCAGCTGGGGTATGAGGATGCGCCGATGACCGATTATAATTATTACAATATTTATGGTAAGTAG
- a CDS encoding alpha/beta hydrolase, which translates to MNTTNCRSGGNATTIGYKEARDVKTVYEHLVNTGERNILLFGTSMGAVAVLKAVHDDHIRPRALVLECPFGSLYKAACARFNAVGVPGFPLAGFLIFWGGVQHGFPAFSHRPVEYAKAVDIPTLLFYGEQDDRVTRAEIDGIYGNLKGKKQLVTFPQAGHVNYLVAYRKAWRGSVARFLQRY; encoded by the coding sequence ATAAATACTACAAATTGCCGTTCCGGCGGCAACGCTACCACCATCGGTTACAAGGAGGCCAGGGACGTAAAAACGGTGTACGAGCACCTCGTCAATACCGGAGAGCGAAACATCCTGCTATTTGGTACATCGATGGGTGCGGTGGCCGTGCTGAAGGCGGTGCATGATGACCATATCCGGCCCCGGGCGCTGGTGCTGGAATGCCCGTTCGGTTCACTGTACAAAGCTGCCTGCGCGCGTTTCAACGCAGTTGGCGTTCCGGGTTTTCCGCTGGCGGGGTTCCTGATCTTCTGGGGCGGCGTACAGCACGGCTTTCCAGCCTTCTCGCACCGCCCTGTGGAATACGCAAAAGCGGTGGATATCCCCACATTGCTTTTCTACGGAGAACAGGACGACAGGGTAACAAGAGCGGAAATTGACGGGATATATGGCAACCTGAAAGGAAAAAAGCAACTGGTGACCTTTCCGCAAGCCGGCCATGTGAATTACCTGGTGGCTTACAGAAAGGCTTGGAGAGGATCAGTTGCCCGCTTTTTACAGCGGTATTGA
- the aqpZ gene encoding aquaporin Z, which translates to MPLNSTPLTVEHNYILITKTTQMKKMIAEFIGTFWLVLGGCGSAVLAAAFPEVGIGLAGVSLAFGLTVLTIAYSLGHISGAHLNPAVSIGLWAGGRFDGKDLLPYIVAQVLGGIAAAGVLYIIATGNGSEVGSFAANGYGEHSPGGYSLTAALVTEIVMTAMFLLIILGATDDRAPKGFAGIAIGLALTLIHLISIPVTNTSVNPARSTSQAIFAGGAALGQLWLFWVAPIVGALLAGTIYKGVFAEKKLA; encoded by the coding sequence TTGCCCCTGAATAGTACCCCGTTAACCGTTGAGCATAACTACATTCTTATCACTAAAACAACGCAAATGAAAAAAATGATCGCTGAATTCATCGGAACATTCTGGCTTGTGCTTGGCGGCTGCGGCAGTGCCGTACTGGCTGCTGCATTTCCGGAAGTAGGGATAGGCCTGGCAGGCGTATCACTGGCATTTGGCCTGACAGTGCTCACGATCGCCTACTCGCTGGGGCATATCTCCGGTGCGCACCTTAACCCGGCGGTATCTATCGGGTTATGGGCCGGTGGCCGGTTCGATGGCAAAGATCTGCTACCTTATATTGTAGCGCAGGTCTTGGGCGGGATCGCCGCCGCAGGTGTTCTCTACATCATTGCTACCGGTAACGGAAGTGAAGTAGGCAGCTTTGCCGCTAACGGGTATGGGGAACATTCACCGGGCGGGTACAGTCTCACTGCCGCACTGGTCACGGAGATCGTGATGACGGCCATGTTCCTGCTGATCATACTCGGCGCCACGGACGACCGCGCACCGAAAGGATTTGCCGGCATAGCTATCGGCCTTGCCCTCACCCTGATCCACCTGATCAGCATCCCGGTAACGAATACTTCGGTGAACCCGGCCAGGAGTACCAGCCAGGCCATCTTTGCGGGAGGCGCCGCCCTCGGACAGCTATGGCTTTTCTGGGTGGCCCCGATCGTTGGCGCCCTGCTGGCAGGGACGATCTATAAAGGCGTATTTGCTGAAAAGAAACTGGCGTAA
- a CDS encoding dienelactone hydrolase family protein yields MDQRIINLFDEYTHKPLKREDFIRQLIRLTGGMAAAMAVLPMLESNYARAATIQPLQEGLREEDITYPGEGTTMKGYLVRPDEAGKRGAVVVIHENRGLTPHIKDVTRRVAKAGYLALAPDALSPFGGTPANEDEARGMFGKLEAPKNLHNFLNAFDYLESRPEYNGKAGCVGFCWGGALTNQMAVHHPALKAAVPFYGTQPAASDVPKIKAAMQMHYGEKDDRVNAGIPAFEAALKAAGIKYELYIYEGTQHAFHNDTSAARYNEAAAKLAWERTLRLFGETLG; encoded by the coding sequence ATGGACCAGCGCATCATCAATCTATTCGACGAGTACACCCATAAGCCCCTGAAGCGGGAAGATTTCATCAGGCAATTGATCAGGCTGACCGGTGGCATGGCCGCTGCGATGGCCGTATTGCCGATGCTGGAATCCAACTACGCCCGCGCGGCTACCATACAGCCTTTGCAGGAAGGCCTGCGGGAAGAGGATATTACCTATCCCGGCGAAGGCACCACCATGAAGGGCTATCTTGTTCGTCCGGATGAAGCCGGCAAACGCGGCGCTGTTGTGGTGATACATGAGAACCGTGGCCTGACGCCGCATATCAAGGACGTTACCCGCAGGGTAGCCAAGGCCGGTTACCTGGCATTGGCGCCGGATGCATTGTCCCCTTTCGGCGGAACGCCCGCCAATGAAGATGAAGCGCGGGGGATGTTCGGCAAGCTGGAAGCTCCGAAGAACCTGCATAATTTTCTTAATGCTTTCGATTACCTGGAGAGCAGGCCCGAATACAATGGCAAGGCCGGATGTGTGGGGTTTTGCTGGGGCGGCGCACTGACCAATCAGATGGCTGTGCATCATCCGGCGTTAAAAGCAGCGGTGCCTTTCTATGGCACGCAACCCGCCGCATCCGATGTGCCGAAGATCAAGGCGGCGATGCAGATGCATTACGGAGAAAAAGATGATCGCGTAAACGCCGGCATACCTGCTTTTGAAGCAGCGCTGAAGGCCGCCGGGATCAAGTATGAGCTGTACATCTATGAAGGTACGCAGCATGCTTTCCATAACGATACTTCCGCCGCAAGGTATAATGAAGCCGCAGCCAAACTCGCCTGGGAGCGCACTTTGCGGCTCTTTGGGGAAACGCTGGGTTAA
- a CDS encoding glutamate--tRNA ligase family protein, with product MNSPQQIWKTRLAPTPSGYLHLGNALSFALTAGIAEHMGAKTLLRIDDLDRQRVEEKYVMDIFDTLEFLGIPHHEGPDNYPEYLSRYSQIHRTGLYNSALKDLREKGTIFACTCSRTQVPNGIYPGTCRNKHIPLDHPDVNWRLRTNETALTVHTLRGEKITATLPPEMQDFVIRKKDGFPAYQLASLVDDHFFGINLIIRGEDLWPSTLAQLYLAEVLDYQPFRNAVFHHHPLLLTGNRKLSKSAGDTSIGFLCKAGKTPEEVYGMIAQMLGIATPVSGCSSLTRAVIPWLS from the coding sequence ATGAACTCCCCGCAGCAAATATGGAAAACCAGACTGGCGCCCACTCCCAGCGGCTATTTACATCTCGGCAACGCCCTGTCTTTCGCACTTACAGCAGGCATCGCGGAACATATGGGAGCAAAAACACTCCTTCGCATCGATGATCTCGACAGGCAACGGGTGGAGGAAAAGTATGTAATGGATATCTTCGATACGCTGGAGTTCCTCGGTATCCCTCACCACGAGGGCCCCGACAACTACCCGGAATACCTGTCCCGGTACTCCCAGATCCACCGCACAGGACTTTACAACAGTGCCTTAAAGGACCTCCGGGAAAAGGGGACCATCTTTGCCTGCACCTGCTCCCGCACCCAGGTCCCCAACGGCATCTATCCCGGCACCTGCCGCAATAAACACATCCCCCTGGATCACCCGGACGTGAACTGGCGGTTACGCACCAACGAAACTGCCCTCACCGTCCACACCCTCCGCGGAGAAAAGATCACCGCAACATTGCCACCGGAAATGCAGGATTTCGTGATCCGGAAAAAAGACGGGTTTCCGGCCTATCAGCTGGCGTCCCTAGTAGACGATCATTTCTTCGGCATCAACCTGATCATCAGGGGAGAAGACCTCTGGCCCTCCACCCTGGCGCAGCTTTATCTCGCGGAGGTGCTGGACTACCAGCCGTTCCGGAATGCCGTCTTCCATCATCATCCTTTGCTGCTCACAGGGAACAGGAAGCTCTCCAAGTCCGCGGGAGACACATCCATCGGCTTCCTCTGCAAAGCGGGAAAAACACCGGAAGAAGTGTACGGAATGATTGCGCAGATGCTCGGCATTGCAACGCCGGTAAGTGGATGCAGTTCCCTGACCCGCGCTGTTATCCCCTGGCTGTCGTAA